From the Streptomyces nigrescens genome, one window contains:
- a CDS encoding TerC family protein, producing MDVSLNLWVLTILGLCALIAADFFIGGRKPHEVSLKEAGIWTGVWIALAALFGVGLLLFGGTAPAGEFFAGFITEKSLSVDNLFVFVLIMAKFAVPAIYQQRVLMVGVLIALVLRAGFIGAGAAIIANFSWVFYIFGAFLIWTAWKLIKEARAEEEDEEFEENRFLKMVEKRFPSTDQYHGTKLFIVENGKRLMTPMLIVMLAIGTTDVLFALDSIPAIFGLTQDPYIVFTANAFALMGLRQLYFLIGGLLKKLVHLSYGLSVILGFIGVKLVLHALHESGVPVPEITIPVSLGVICAVLVVTTLTSLRASKKQAAAEATAKERIDA from the coding sequence GTGGACGTTTCCCTGAACCTGTGGGTCCTGACCATCCTTGGTCTGTGCGCCCTGATCGCCGCCGATTTCTTCATCGGTGGCCGCAAACCCCATGAGGTCTCCCTCAAGGAGGCCGGAATCTGGACCGGTGTCTGGATCGCCCTCGCCGCGCTGTTCGGCGTCGGGCTGCTGCTGTTCGGTGGCACCGCACCGGCCGGTGAGTTCTTCGCCGGCTTCATCACCGAGAAGTCCCTGAGCGTCGACAACCTCTTCGTTTTCGTGCTGATCATGGCGAAGTTCGCGGTCCCGGCGATCTACCAGCAGCGGGTGCTGATGGTGGGTGTGCTGATCGCGCTGGTGCTGCGGGCCGGCTTCATCGGCGCGGGCGCCGCGATCATCGCCAACTTCTCCTGGGTCTTCTACATCTTCGGCGCGTTCCTCATCTGGACCGCGTGGAAGCTCATCAAGGAGGCACGGGCCGAGGAGGAGGACGAGGAGTTCGAGGAGAACCGCTTCCTGAAGATGGTCGAGAAGCGCTTCCCGTCGACCGACCAGTACCACGGCACCAAGCTGTTCATCGTCGAGAACGGCAAGCGGCTGATGACGCCGATGCTGATCGTCATGCTGGCGATCGGCACCACCGACGTCCTCTTCGCGCTGGACTCCATCCCGGCGATCTTCGGCCTCACCCAGGACCCGTACATCGTCTTCACCGCCAACGCCTTCGCCCTGATGGGTCTGCGGCAGCTGTACTTCCTGATCGGCGGACTGCTCAAGAAGCTGGTCCACCTCTCGTACGGCCTGTCGGTCATCCTGGGCTTCATCGGCGTGAAGCTGGTGCTGCACGCCCTCCACGAGTCCGGGGTGCCGGTACCCGAGATCACCATTCCGGTCTCGCTGGGCGTCATCTGCGCCGTCCTGGTCGTCACCACCCTCACCAGCCTGCGCGCCTCGAAGAAGCAGGCCGCGGCCGAGGCCACGGCCAAGGAGCGCATAGACGCCTGA
- a CDS encoding TetR/AcrR family transcriptional regulator: MVDKGWRSGEAPDGERPGGRQPETGFGVEEGRLTLRERKKLRTRQRISGEATLLFIRRGFDHVTVAEVARAAEVSTMTVFNYFPRKEDLFLDRIPEARELIVRAVRERGEDEPPLAALRRLVLGLLAERHPLGGVGEGFEHFWRTALDSPALRARGREAVEEMEDTLAALLAEIAGGDTDRPAHDARLGAALIVAAIRVAYVEAATRQLKGDPVDEVAVEQTEVLRRTFEALERALPGFA; encoded by the coding sequence ATGGTGGACAAGGGGTGGCGCAGTGGTGAGGCGCCGGACGGTGAGCGGCCGGGGGGCCGGCAGCCGGAGACCGGTTTCGGGGTGGAGGAGGGGCGGCTGACGCTCCGCGAGCGCAAGAAGCTGCGCACCCGGCAGCGGATCTCCGGTGAGGCCACGCTGCTGTTCATCCGGCGCGGCTTCGACCACGTCACCGTCGCCGAGGTGGCCCGTGCCGCCGAGGTGTCGACGATGACGGTCTTCAACTACTTCCCGCGCAAGGAGGACCTCTTCCTCGACCGGATCCCCGAGGCCCGGGAGCTGATCGTCCGCGCCGTCCGGGAGCGCGGGGAGGACGAGCCGCCGCTCGCCGCGCTGCGCCGGCTCGTGCTCGGCCTGCTGGCGGAGCGGCATCCGCTGGGCGGGGTGGGGGAGGGGTTCGAGCACTTCTGGCGCACGGCGCTGGACTCACCGGCGCTGCGGGCGCGGGGGCGGGAGGCGGTCGAGGAGATGGAGGACACTCTCGCCGCGCTGCTCGCCGAGATCGCGGGAGGCGATACGGACCGGCCCGCTCATGACGCCCGGCTGGGTGCGGCGCTGATCGTCGCGGCGATCCGGGTGGCGTACGTCGAAGCCGCGACCCGGCAGCTCAAGGGTGACCCGGTGGACGAGGTGGCCGTTGAGCAGACGGAGGTGCTGCGGCGCACGTTCGAGGCGCTGGAGCGGGCGCTGCCCGGATTTGCCTGA
- a CDS encoding TerD family protein: protein MSVNLSKGQGISLQKSDGGALTAVRMGLGWRSAPRRGLFGRRTSEIDLDASAVLFADKKPIDVVFFQHLVSDDGAVRHTGDNLVGGAGQGGDDEAILVDLARVPVHIDQIVFTVNSFTGQTFAEVQDAFCRLVDETTGQELARYTLTGGGNYTAQVMSKVHRVGNGWQMTAIGEPSVGRTFQDLVPAIVPHL from the coding sequence GTGTCGGTCAATTTGTCCAAGGGGCAGGGCATCAGCCTGCAGAAGTCCGACGGAGGAGCCCTGACCGCGGTGCGGATGGGGCTGGGGTGGCGCTCGGCGCCGCGCCGTGGCCTCTTCGGGAGGCGGACCAGCGAGATCGACCTCGACGCCTCGGCGGTGCTGTTCGCCGACAAGAAGCCGATAGACGTCGTCTTCTTCCAGCACCTGGTCAGCGATGACGGTGCGGTCCGGCACACCGGCGACAACCTGGTCGGCGGTGCGGGCCAGGGCGGCGACGACGAGGCGATCCTGGTCGACCTGGCGCGGGTGCCGGTGCACATCGACCAGATCGTGTTCACCGTCAACTCCTTCACCGGCCAGACCTTCGCCGAGGTGCAGGACGCCTTCTGCCGTCTGGTGGACGAGACCACCGGCCAGGAACTGGCCCGCTACACCCTCACGGGCGGCGGCAACTACACCGCACAGGTCATGTCCAAGGTGCACCGGGTGGGCAACGGCTGGCAGATGACCGCCATCGGCGAGCCCTCCGTCGGCCGCACCTTCCAGGACCTCGTGCCGGCGATCGTGCCGCACCTGTAG
- a CDS encoding maleylpyruvate isomerase family mycothiol-dependent enzyme has protein sequence MTLTPPDFPHDVAAVREATDRLLVSVSKLDDAAIGEPSLLPDWTRGHVLAHLARNADALGNLLTWARTDVRTPMYASAEARERDIEQGAGRPLAAQLEDLRESAARFDAAMEALPEARRSFEVEMRNGVVERADRLPLRRLAELELHHVDLGVGHTVDQLSSAFIDRELDFLTAIKFAGHPDVPPLELRADDGRRWRTGRTVTGPDAGAAPLVVTGSAAALVGWLTGRGDGSTLDSHGSVLPAVPPL, from the coding sequence ATGACCCTCACCCCGCCTGACTTCCCGCACGATGTGGCAGCCGTCCGCGAGGCCACCGACCGGCTCCTGGTCTCGGTGAGCAAGCTCGACGACGCGGCGATCGGCGAGCCGTCGCTGCTCCCCGACTGGACCCGCGGCCATGTCCTCGCCCATCTGGCGCGCAACGCGGACGCGCTGGGCAACCTCCTCACCTGGGCGCGTACGGACGTGCGGACACCGATGTACGCCAGTGCCGAGGCGCGTGAGCGCGATATCGAGCAGGGGGCCGGCCGTCCGCTGGCGGCCCAGCTGGAGGATCTCCGGGAGAGCGCAGCGCGGTTCGACGCGGCGATGGAGGCGCTGCCGGAGGCACGCCGGTCCTTCGAGGTGGAGATGCGCAACGGCGTCGTCGAGCGGGCCGACCGGCTGCCGCTGCGCCGGCTGGCCGAGCTCGAACTGCACCATGTCGACCTCGGCGTCGGCCATACCGTCGACCAGCTGTCGTCCGCCTTCATCGACCGTGAGCTGGACTTTCTGACCGCGATCAAGTTCGCCGGTCACCCGGATGTGCCTCCGCTGGAGCTGCGGGCCGACGACGGCCGCCGGTGGCGCACCGGCCGCACGGTGACCGGGCCGGATGCCGGGGCCGCGCCGCTGGTGGTGACGGGCTCCGCGGCCGCGCTGGTCGGCTGGCTCACCGGACGCGGCGACGGCAGCACACTGGACAGCCACGGCTCCGTCCTGCCTGCCGTACCGCCGCTCTAG
- a CDS encoding MBL fold metallo-hydrolase yields MGYSGAVKVGGPADVHELTDLMISKVAVGPMNNNAYVLRCRATDEQLLIDAAAEPHTLLSLIGDSGIASVVTTHRHGDHWGALREVVDATGARTYAGRYDAEGIPVPTDVPVEDGDTLTVGRVELTARHLVGHTPGSIALVYDDPHGAPHLFTGDCLFPGGVGNTFGSAENFARLIDDVEGKLFGELPDETWVYPGHGNDTTLGAERPHLAQWRERGW; encoded by the coding sequence ATGGGCTACAGCGGAGCAGTGAAGGTCGGCGGACCGGCCGACGTGCACGAGCTGACCGACCTGATGATTTCCAAGGTCGCGGTCGGTCCGATGAACAACAACGCCTATGTGCTGCGGTGCCGGGCGACCGATGAGCAGCTGCTGATCGACGCGGCCGCCGAGCCGCACACCCTTCTCTCGCTGATCGGCGACAGCGGTATCGCCTCCGTGGTCACCACCCACCGGCACGGTGACCACTGGGGCGCGCTGCGCGAGGTCGTCGACGCGACGGGCGCGCGGACCTACGCGGGGCGGTACGACGCCGAGGGCATCCCCGTCCCCACGGACGTGCCGGTCGAGGACGGCGACACCCTCACCGTCGGCCGTGTCGAACTGACCGCGCGCCACCTGGTCGGGCACACCCCGGGCAGCATCGCGCTGGTCTACGACGACCCGCACGGGGCGCCCCATCTGTTCACCGGGGACTGCCTGTTCCCCGGCGGCGTGGGCAACACCTTCGGCAGCGCCGAGAACTTCGCCCGTCTCATCGACGACGTGGAGGGCAAGCTCTTCGGCGAACTCCCCGACGAGACCTGGGTCTATCCGGGCCACGGCAACGACACCACACTCGGCGCGGAGCGTCCGCACCTCGCCCAGTGGCGCGAGCGCGGCTGGTAG
- the uvrB gene encoding excinuclease ABC subunit UvrB, whose amino-acid sequence MRPVSKIERTVAPFEVVSPYQPNGDQPAAIAELDRRIRGGEKDVVLLGATGTGKSATTAWMIEKLQRPTLVMAPNKTLAAQLANEFRELLPNNAVEYFVSYYDYYQPEAYVPQSDTYIEKDSSINEEVERLRHSATNSLLTRRDVVVVASVSCIYGLGTPQEYVDRMVPLKVGDEIDRDQLLRRFVDIQYTRNDVAFTRGTFRVRGDTIEIFPVYEELAVRIEMFGDEIEALSTLHPLTGEVISDDRELYIFPASHYIAGPERMERAIAGIEAELADSLATMEKQGKHLEAQRLRMRTTYDIEMMRQIGSCSGIENYSMHMDGREPGSAPNTLIDYFPDDFLLVIDESHVTVPQIGAMYEGDASRKRTLVEHGFRLPSAMDNRPLKWEEFLERIGQTVYLSATPGKYELARGDGFVEQIIRPTGLVDPEVVVKPTDGQIDDLVHEIRQRTEKNERILVTTLTKKMAEDLTDYFLELGIQVRYLHSDVDTLRRVELLRELRSGEYDVLVGINLLREGLDLPEVSLVAILDADKEGFLRSGSALIQTIGRAARNVSGQVHMYADKVTPAMEKAIDETNRRREKQLAYNKENGIDPQPLRKKIGDIVATIAREEIDTQELLGTGFRKGAEAKDAKGKAPVPALGAKGAKGKGAKAGAELTDRPAAELAEIIEEMTERMRAAAAELQFEVAARLRDEVGELKKELRQMREAGVK is encoded by the coding sequence ATGCGGCCCGTATCGAAGATCGAACGCACGGTGGCGCCTTTCGAGGTTGTCAGCCCCTACCAGCCCAATGGCGACCAGCCGGCGGCCATCGCCGAGCTGGACCGGCGTATCCGCGGGGGTGAAAAGGATGTCGTCCTGCTGGGCGCGACCGGCACCGGCAAGTCGGCGACCACCGCGTGGATGATCGAAAAGCTGCAGCGCCCGACGCTTGTGATGGCGCCCAACAAGACGCTTGCGGCCCAGCTCGCCAACGAATTCCGCGAGCTGCTGCCGAACAACGCCGTCGAGTACTTCGTCTCCTATTACGACTACTACCAGCCCGAGGCGTACGTCCCGCAGTCCGATACGTACATCGAGAAGGACTCCTCCATCAACGAGGAGGTCGAACGGCTGCGCCACTCCGCGACGAATTCCCTGCTCACGCGGCGTGATGTCGTCGTGGTCGCCTCGGTGTCCTGCATCTACGGCCTGGGCACCCCGCAGGAGTACGTCGACCGGATGGTGCCGCTGAAGGTCGGCGACGAAATCGACCGCGACCAGCTGCTGCGCCGCTTCGTCGACATCCAGTACACCCGCAACGACGTGGCCTTCACCCGCGGCACCTTCCGGGTGCGCGGCGACACCATCGAGATCTTCCCGGTCTATGAAGAGCTGGCCGTGCGGATCGAGATGTTCGGCGACGAGATCGAGGCGCTGTCCACCCTGCACCCGCTCACCGGCGAGGTGATCAGCGACGACCGGGAGCTGTACATCTTCCCGGCCAGCCACTACATCGCGGGCCCCGAGCGCATGGAGCGTGCCATCGCGGGGATCGAGGCCGAGCTGGCGGACAGCCTCGCCACGATGGAGAAGCAGGGCAAGCATCTGGAGGCCCAGCGGCTGCGGATGCGCACCACGTACGACATCGAGATGATGCGTCAGATCGGCTCCTGCTCGGGCATCGAGAACTATTCGATGCACATGGACGGCCGTGAGCCCGGCTCCGCGCCCAACACCCTCATCGACTACTTCCCGGACGACTTCCTCCTGGTCATCGACGAGTCGCATGTCACCGTCCCGCAGATCGGCGCCATGTACGAGGGCGACGCCTCGCGTAAGCGGACCCTGGTCGAGCACGGCTTCCGGCTGCCGTCCGCCATGGACAACCGCCCGCTGAAGTGGGAAGAGTTCCTGGAGCGCATCGGCCAGACCGTCTATCTGTCCGCGACCCCCGGGAAGTACGAGCTCGCGCGCGGCGACGGTTTCGTCGAGCAGATCATCCGTCCGACCGGGCTGGTCGACCCGGAGGTGGTGGTCAAGCCCACCGACGGGCAGATCGACGACCTGGTGCACGAGATCCGGCAGCGGACGGAGAAGAACGAACGCATCCTGGTCACCACCCTCACCAAGAAGATGGCCGAGGACCTCACGGACTACTTCCTCGAGCTCGGCATCCAGGTCCGCTATCTGCACAGCGACGTGGACACCCTGCGCCGGGTGGAGCTGCTGCGGGAGCTGCGATCGGGTGAGTACGACGTCCTGGTCGGCATCAACCTGCTGCGGGAGGGCCTCGACCTCCCCGAGGTCTCCCTGGTGGCCATTCTGGACGCCGACAAGGAGGGCTTCCTGCGCTCCGGTTCGGCGCTCATCCAGACCATCGGACGTGCGGCGCGCAATGTCTCCGGACAGGTGCACATGTACGCCGACAAGGTCACCCCGGCGATGGAGAAGGCCATCGACGAGACCAACCGCCGCCGGGAGAAGCAGCTGGCGTACAACAAGGAGAACGGCATCGACCCGCAGCCGCTCCGCAAGAAGATCGGCGACATCGTCGCCACCATCGCCCGCGAGGAGATCGACACCCAGGAGCTGCTGGGCACGGGCTTCCGCAAGGGGGCCGAGGCCAAGGATGCCAAGGGCAAGGCACCGGTCCCGGCGCTCGGTGCCAAGGGCGCGAAGGGCAAGGGCGCCAAGGCGGGCGCGGAGCTGACGGACCGTCCCGCCGCCGAACTGGCCGAGATCATCGAGGAGATGACGGAGCGGATGCGTGCCGCAGCCGCGGAGCTGCAGTTCGAGGTCGCCGCCCGGCTGCGCGACGAGGTGGGTGAACTGAAGAAGGAGCTGCGGCAAATGAGGGAGGCCGGGGTGAAGTAA
- a CDS encoding FAD-dependent oxidoreductase has translation MTHDADVVVAGGGPVGLMLACELALAEVSVIVLERLTEVDTTIKAGAINSPSSEAFYRRGMLPALAEAQREAFERFSSFLRQRQAAGASTVRQPPKFAGHFAGIMLRGDLLDESDPDFDGHGPAADVGLVPQEALERLLGARAAELGVDLRRGVTLTGFDTDDDGVHVHTSDGSLRTGWLAGCDGGRSTVRRLAGFPFPGTDPEITGRQALVEMTGTEELGAGWNWTKTGTYVHGPMPGRILTVEFDGPPADREAPVTAEELEESLRKVSGVPGVEIHKVLSATRFTDHARQVPDYRSGRVLLAGDAAHVHSPFGGQGLNLGIGDAMNLGWKLAATVRGWAPEGLLDTYTAERHPLGAWVLEWTRAQVALMRPESHARALREVISELTGTTTATTFFAKKISGVAQRYDLPGDHPLTGRSAPDLELSDGTRLAGHLHDGRGLLLDLADDAGVRERAAGYGDRVRIRTAACPGRPGLAALLVRPDGCTAWAADSGAQDTREALDAALRSWFGTPDGQAA, from the coding sequence ATGACGCATGACGCAGACGTAGTGGTGGCGGGGGGCGGCCCGGTGGGGCTGATGCTCGCCTGCGAACTCGCACTGGCAGAGGTCTCGGTGATCGTCCTGGAGCGGCTCACCGAAGTGGACACGACGATCAAGGCGGGGGCGATCAACTCCCCCAGTTCGGAGGCCTTTTACCGGCGCGGGATGCTGCCCGCCCTGGCGGAGGCACAGCGCGAGGCCTTCGAGAGGTTCAGCTCGTTCCTGCGGCAGCGGCAGGCCGCCGGCGCCTCCACGGTGCGGCAGCCGCCGAAGTTCGCCGGGCATTTCGCGGGCATCATGCTGCGCGGCGACCTGCTGGACGAGTCCGACCCGGACTTCGACGGCCACGGACCCGCCGCCGACGTCGGCCTCGTACCGCAGGAGGCGCTGGAGCGGCTGCTCGGCGCTCGCGCCGCCGAACTGGGCGTCGACCTGCGCCGCGGGGTGACCCTGACCGGCTTCGACACCGACGACGACGGCGTACACGTCCACACCTCGGACGGGTCGCTGCGCACCGGCTGGCTGGCCGGCTGCGACGGCGGCCGCAGTACGGTCCGAAGGCTCGCCGGCTTCCCGTTCCCCGGCACGGACCCCGAGATCACCGGCCGTCAGGCCCTGGTGGAGATGACCGGCACCGAGGAACTGGGGGCCGGCTGGAACTGGACCAAGACCGGGACGTATGTGCACGGGCCGATGCCCGGCCGGATCCTCACCGTGGAATTCGACGGGCCGCCCGCGGACCGCGAAGCGCCCGTCACCGCCGAGGAGTTGGAGGAGTCCCTGCGCAAGGTGTCCGGGGTGCCGGGCGTCGAGATCCACAAGGTGCTTTCGGCGACCCGGTTCACTGACCATGCGCGCCAGGTTCCCGACTACCGCTCCGGACGGGTACTGCTGGCCGGTGACGCGGCCCATGTGCACTCGCCGTTCGGCGGCCAGGGGCTGAACCTCGGCATCGGGGACGCGATGAACCTCGGCTGGAAACTGGCCGCCACGGTACGCGGCTGGGCGCCCGAGGGGCTGCTCGACACCTACACGGCCGAGCGGCACCCCCTGGGCGCGTGGGTGCTGGAGTGGACCCGGGCCCAAGTGGCCCTGATGCGGCCGGAGTCGCACGCCCGGGCTCTGCGCGAAGTGATCTCGGAACTGACCGGAACCACCACCGCCACCACCTTCTTCGCCAAGAAGATCTCCGGTGTCGCACAGCGCTACGACCTGCCCGGCGACCATCCGCTGACCGGCCGCAGCGCACCGGACCTGGAGCTCTCCGACGGCACCCGGCTCGCCGGCCATCTCCACGACGGCCGCGGGCTGTTGCTCGATCTCGCCGATGACGCCGGGGTGCGCGAGCGCGCCGCGGGGTACGGCGACCGGGTGCGGATACGCACCGCGGCCTGCCCCGGACGGCCCGGCCTGGCCGCTCTGCTGGTGCGGCCGGACGGCTGCACCGCCTGGGCGGCGGACTCCGGCGCCCAGGACACCCGGGAGGCTCTGGACGCAGCGCTCCGGAGCTGGTTCGGCACACCGGACGGCCAGGCGGCCTGA
- a CDS encoding glycerophosphodiester phosphodiesterase — protein MRIRPVATVVAGGLMGLSTLVLSPTSAQAAAAGHTPLTVAHRGASSYAPENTLAAIDAADRLGIEWVENDVQRTKDGELVILHDNSLARTTDVEQVFPGRSPWNVSDFTLKEIEKLDAGSWFGPKFRGERVPTLEDYMDEVEHNDQSLLMELKSPELYPGIELQTLTELRRAGWLDKGHVKHRLIVQSFNADAIKTVHMLRSDIKTGFLGNPSVADLPKFAKYCDQINPVHTAVTREYVAAVHGLRGPHGRALDLYTWTVDDPAVAVKVAGLGVDGIITNKPDVVRDALEDHDDD, from the coding sequence ATGCGTATTCGCCCCGTCGCCACCGTTGTCGCCGGTGGGCTCATGGGTCTGTCCACGCTCGTCCTCTCCCCGACCTCCGCCCAGGCCGCGGCGGCCGGACACACTCCGCTGACGGTCGCCCACCGCGGTGCCTCGTCCTACGCGCCCGAGAACACCCTCGCCGCGATCGACGCGGCCGACCGGCTCGGAATCGAGTGGGTCGAGAACGACGTACAGCGCACGAAGGACGGCGAGCTGGTCATCCTCCATGACAACTCGCTCGCCCGGACGACCGACGTCGAGCAGGTCTTCCCCGGCCGCTCCCCGTGGAACGTCTCGGACTTCACGCTCAAGGAGATCGAGAAGCTGGACGCGGGCAGCTGGTTCGGACCGAAGTTCCGGGGGGAGCGGGTGCCGACCCTCGAGGACTACATGGACGAGGTCGAGCACAACGACCAGAGCCTGCTGATGGAGCTCAAGTCGCCGGAGCTCTACCCCGGCATCGAGCTGCAGACCCTCACGGAGCTGCGCCGCGCGGGCTGGCTGGACAAGGGGCACGTGAAGCACCGCCTGATCGTCCAGAGCTTCAACGCCGACGCCATCAAGACCGTGCACATGCTCCGGTCGGACATCAAGACGGGCTTCCTCGGCAATCCGTCCGTCGCCGACCTCCCGAAGTTCGCGAAGTACTGCGACCAGATCAACCCCGTCCACACGGCGGTCACCCGGGAGTACGTCGCCGCCGTGCACGGTCTGCGGGGCCCGCACGGCCGGGCGCTGGACCTGTACACCTGGACCGTCGACGACCCGGCGGTCGCGGTGAAGGTCGCCGGCCTGGGCGTCGACGGCATCATCACCAACAAGCCCGACGTGGTGCGTGACGCCCTGGAGGACCACGACGACGACTGA
- a CDS encoding TerD family protein, which produces MTAELVRGQNHPLDRTRVEIRVAAGGPVVAGVTLGDEQGRLSGVEAVAHPGAPRRTGIEVPRQAAAEHRIAVDLDALSAAVHRVSVLLALPTGIGGLTAFGAAAAPSVTVTGLDGTGIARYTITGLGAESAVVAVELYRRQGTWKVRAVGQGYADGLPAMLRDQGLPQAAELAAEIEEAVGRGQARAVPAPAPLAAGRSERPGAGPAAPPAQDRPSPAPAAAADGPAPSGTGAGAGGGSAAGPGPGSGAGAKAAAGAKAGDLPPAPADGGPIDYRHPRRRSTPAPAAPAPSAARPAGTPPSAAGPTAPDGSPLPVAGDAAGWSMDERLYNQVWGMFEDLARSVAAYRSAADFAESRLEQELDRALADPRHRLGTAGEDARATARDKHATLVTQARAALDRDLAQLMAESEVVEPALPPAFARWDNPVWQGYHVPAERPMALRLGDLHLPEVLDLRIPMLVRLPLERGLWIDSGPDSYAHGGPGPERDIGRRELPGALTDGPPDESELRRLAMESAVAIAARLLAIHPAGDFAVQVIDPAGAAAPALAPLVESGALPAFPLPGAQGVTAVLEELTRRVELVQMAVRHRAADALPADLDTAEQLLIVHDFPHGFDDRALTRLRYLADEGPAVGVHLMLVADRAQSREYGPVLDPLWRSLLRITPVPDAHLADPWVGHAWTYEPPLAPKGSQVVRQVLGRLAAARKAS; this is translated from the coding sequence ATGACGGCCGAGCTGGTCCGGGGGCAGAACCATCCACTGGACCGGACGCGGGTGGAGATCCGGGTGGCGGCGGGCGGTCCCGTCGTCGCCGGCGTCACCCTCGGCGACGAGCAGGGCAGGCTCTCCGGCGTCGAGGCGGTGGCCCATCCGGGCGCGCCCCGCCGTACCGGCATCGAGGTTCCCCGCCAGGCGGCCGCCGAGCACCGCATCGCGGTGGATCTCGACGCGCTGTCCGCCGCCGTCCACCGGGTGAGCGTGCTGCTGGCGCTGCCCACCGGGATCGGTGGGCTGACCGCCTTCGGTGCGGCCGCCGCGCCGTCCGTCACGGTCACCGGCCTCGACGGCACCGGCATCGCCCGCTACACGATCACCGGCCTGGGCGCCGAGTCCGCCGTCGTCGCCGTGGAGCTCTACCGCAGACAGGGCACCTGGAAGGTGCGGGCCGTGGGCCAGGGCTACGCCGACGGCCTCCCGGCGATGCTGCGTGACCAGGGGCTGCCCCAGGCGGCGGAGCTGGCCGCGGAGATCGAGGAAGCGGTCGGCCGGGGACAGGCCCGGGCGGTCCCGGCGCCCGCACCCCTGGCGGCCGGCCGGTCCGAACGGCCCGGCGCCGGTCCGGCTGCCCCGCCCGCCCAGGACCGGCCGTCCCCCGCTCCCGCCGCGGCAGCTGACGGACCGGCACCTTCCGGAACCGGAGCCGGTGCAGGAGGCGGGAGCGCGGCCGGACCCGGACCCGGATCCGGAGCGGGGGCGAAGGCCGCCGCCGGCGCCAAGGCCGGAGACCTGCCGCCCGCCCCGGCGGACGGCGGCCCCATCGACTACCGGCACCCCCGACGGCGCAGCACCCCCGCACCGGCCGCTCCCGCCCCGTCTGCCGCGCGGCCGGCCGGCACGCCTCCTTCGGCCGCGGGTCCCACCGCACCGGACGGCTCCCCGCTGCCGGTGGCCGGTGACGCCGCCGGCTGGAGCATGGACGAGCGGCTCTACAACCAGGTCTGGGGCATGTTCGAGGACCTGGCGCGTTCGGTCGCCGCCTACCGCAGCGCCGCCGACTTCGCCGAGTCCCGCCTGGAGCAGGAGCTCGACCGGGCGCTTGCCGACCCGCGCCACCGCCTCGGCACGGCGGGCGAGGACGCGCGCGCCACGGCCCGCGACAAGCACGCCACCCTCGTCACCCAGGCCCGCGCCGCCCTCGACCGTGACCTCGCGCAGCTCATGGCCGAGTCGGAGGTCGTGGAGCCCGCGCTGCCGCCCGCCTTCGCCCGCTGGGACAACCCCGTATGGCAGGGCTACCACGTCCCGGCGGAGCGTCCGATGGCGCTGCGCCTGGGCGATCTGCACCTCCCGGAGGTCCTGGACCTCCGCATCCCCATGCTGGTCCGTCTCCCGCTGGAGCGCGGGCTGTGGATCGACAGCGGGCCCGATTCCTACGCCCACGGCGGCCCCGGTCCCGAGCGCGACATCGGCCGGCGGGAGCTGCCCGGCGCACTCACGGACGGGCCGCCCGACGAGTCCGAGCTGCGCCGCCTGGCCATGGAGTCGGCCGTCGCGATCGCCGCCCGGCTGCTCGCCATCCACCCCGCCGGCGACTTCGCGGTGCAGGTCATCGACCCGGCCGGGGCCGCCGCGCCGGCGCTGGCGCCGTTGGTGGAGAGCGGTGCGCTGCCCGCCTTCCCGCTGCCGGGCGCCCAGGGGGTGACCGCGGTCCTGGAGGAGCTGACGCGGCGGGTGGAGCTCGTCCAGATGGCCGTGCGCCATCGCGCCGCGGATGCCCTTCCGGCGGATCTCGACACCGCCGAGCAGCTGCTGATCGTGCATGACTTCCCGCACGGCTTCGACGACCGTGCCCTGACCCGGCTCCGCTATCTGGCCGACGAGGGGCCGGCGGTCGGAGTGCATCTGATGCTGGTCGCCGACCGCGCCCAGAGCCGGGAGTACGGCCCGGTCCTGGATCCGCTGTGGCGCTCCCTGCTGCGGATCACCCCCGTGCCCGATGCGCACCTCGCCGACCCCTGGGTCGGCCATGCCTGGACGTACGAGCCACCCCTCGCCCCGAAGGGCAGTCAGGTGGTGCGTCAGGTGCTGGGCCGGCTCGCGGCGGCCAGAAAAGCCTCCTGA